TGCGGAGTGATCATGCCGCTGTTCTGCCGTCCTGCCGCGCGCTGCCTCCTCCGGGCTGCTACCTCCAAGCAACGTTCGTGGACACGCTGTTACGCTCCGGGTCGGAGTGGTAGTGGCCAGTGGCTGATCACCACGCCTATCTTCTATGTGAACGGCCCGCCGCACATCGGGCATCTCTACTCTGCGGTGCTGGCTGATGCACTGCACCGGCACTGGGAGCTGATGGGCCGGGACGCAGGGTACTTTGCAACGGGTCAGTGAGGACAACTGGCAAGAGGGTTGAGTGAacgggtttgttgttgttgttgttgttgttgtagactCGTGTTTGTGTGTCTAGGTCGGAAGGCTGCCAGATTTTGCTGATGTTCTGTGGAGGCTTTTCCTTGAACATCATTTATTtaaagggttcccaaactgtggtctgttgttgttgttatgtgccttcaagtcgatcacgactgatggcgaccctatgaatcagcgacctccaacagcatctgtagtgaaccaccctgtttagttcttgtaagttcaggtctgtggcttccttcatggaatcaatccatctcttttttggccttcctctttttctactcccttctgttctccccagcattattgtcttttctagtgaatcaggtcttctcatgatgtgtccaaagtatgatcacctcagtttcatcattttagcttctagtgacagttctggtttaatttgttctaacacccaattatttgtcttttttgcaggccatggtatgcgcaaagctctcctccaacaccacatttcaaatgagttgatttttctcttatccacttttttcactgtccaactttcacatccatacatagagattgggaataccatggtctgatgaCTTCATTTAGGTAGCTTGTGGCGTGTCTTGTAGTAGGACAGCACTTCCATTGTATTAAAGATTCAtattgaattttaattgtatttttattgcctcctttatttcttacactatattttattgtattactttgTGAATTGATAAGACATTAAGGAAGCagtagaatacaattaaaatcatgcagcatctagtatGGTACATGGCaactgctacaacaagcagacAAATCATGGAGCGGTCTTCCAAgactcagcagttttcaagggaTCCACGAGGTGGGAAGGTGGGGCATTGTAGAAACCACTGAGCAATTTTACTTCACTTTTTAGCGGAAAAGGCACTTAGAGCTGGTTTACATAATTCAGTAGTCAGACAGTCCCTCAGATTTACTTTATATTCTAAaacagggtttcccaaactgtggtccatggaccaccagtggtttgtGAATTTCATTAAGGTGGTCCCCtgagtgtgtctgtggatttgtggttgaagacaggagatggcacatccattgcattaaatattaattttgctttttactgcttcttttatttcttatattgtattttattatactgcaatttgaattctatggaactcaAACTGTGATacgccggggtttggtacagaaacagccttggtcgccctgtatgatgacctctgtcgggagagggacagagggagtgtgactctgttggttctccttgatctctcggcggcttttgataccatcgaccatggtatccttctggggcgactcgcgggtttaggagttggaggcactgcttggcggtggctgtgctcctatcttgggaatcgtctccagaaggtgatgcttggggaacattactcgagtccctgggtgctccagtatggggtcccgcagggctcagttctgtcccccatgctttttaatatctatatgaagccactgggtgaggtcatcaggagttatggagtgcgtttccagcaatatgctgatgatacgcagctctatttctccttttcatcttcttcaggtgaggctgttgctgtgctgaaccgctgcctggccgcgataatggactggatgagagcgaacaaactaaaactcaatcctgacaagactgagatgctgttagttggagggccctctgctcagatggttgatgtcagacctgccctagatggggttacactccccctaaaggaacaggtccgtagtttggggatcttattagatccgcttctgtcacttgaggctcaggtagcctcggtggcacgaaatgcgttttaccagcttcggctggtagcccaactacgaccctatctggacagggagaacctagcctcagttattcatgctctggtaacctctagattggattactgtaatgctctctacatagggttacctttgaaaacgattcggaaacttcagctagtgcagaatgctgcggccagagttcttactgggacgaagaaattcgaccacataacacctattctggcccaactgcactggcttccaatatgtttccgggccagattcaaagtgttggtccttacctataaagcccttaacggcactggactgcaatatctgatggaacgcctctctcgctatgttccttcccgttcactccgctcgacgtctaaggcccttctccggatcccaacccatacagaggcccggagaacagtaacaagatctagggccttttcggtggtggcccccgaattatggaatgccctcccagatgagatacgcctggcgccttccctgtcatctttccggcgccaggtaaaaacccacctcttcacccaggctttttaatgtattttatgcttttaatcttacttattttatttctagttttcttttactttgtttatataatgttttatattgtttgcgcaatacacacttgctgtattttaaatattgtggttttatcatgttgtacaccgccctgggagctgctagctatagggcggtttagaaatgcaactaaataaataaaataaataagaattggAGGTACTCTGCTAAAAGTGGAGCTTCCATCTTAGCTCTCATGGTTGATAGCCAAATTGATAGGTTTGCTCCACGTAAATTCATCTgagcccacccaccccttttcccCCCAAAGCCATCTTTGACTAGCTGCATCCATCACAACATCCTCAAGCAATGAATTCTGAaagttgatatttatttattatacgtacatcttgccttttctccagggagctcaaggtgtggTGTTAgtggttttccccctccccaattcatTCCTTGCAATGCCCCTGTAAAGTAGGTTGGATTGAGAGattgtgactagcccaagatcacctaACAGgtttcatggctgactggggatcTTAACCTGGTTCTGCTGTCTGTCCGTCCTGTCCCCTGGTTCCCAAATCCATTTTCTGCCCCCATTTCCAaggttctttattatttatttattatatttatattccccctttcctacaaggagctcaaggccgCAAATATAGTTCATTTAatcctaacaaccctgtgaggtaggttaggctgaaagactgtaactggcccaaggtcacccagcaagcttcatggctgagtggagatttgaaccctggtctcccaggtcctagtccagctctcaaaccattacaccacaccggCTGTAGGGTTATTCTCAGGGCaagaattcccagagtggtttaacaatcaatccctcttcccagtgaactctgggaactgtagctctgtgaggagaataggggtctcctaacaactctcaacaccctgaGAGTGTAAGCATGAACAGTAAATAATTAGTTTGTAGTTCAACTTCTAGTTAAAACaagcattcataagaacataacagcagcccactggatcagaccaatgacccCTCTAGTCaaacatgctgttctcacagtggccaaccagataccaatgggaagctcacaagaaggACATGAGCGTTAAGAGCACTCTTTCCTTCTGCAATTTCcaaaaactggtattcagaaacaaactacagttcccaggattcgttgagagaagccattactgttgAAGTGGTAAGAGAGTTCTTTATTAGTGCGGATATGGCCCAGATGTTCTTAACACTTgaactcctatcatctctgaccattggctgtgctggctggggaccatagaaatccaacaacatttcaAGAGCCACAGATTTCCCCCTCTGGTCTATTAGATCCTTAGTCTTTTGCATTCTCCTATTTCTCTATACAGGAACTGATGAGCATGGTCTGAAGATTCAGATGACAGCAGCGTCTGCAGGCACTTCCCCTGAACAGTTCTGTGACCATATGTCAGCCAAATTCCGGGAGCTCTTCACCCAGGCTGGCATCTCTTACACTGACTTCATCCGCACCACAGAGCCGCGGCACAAACAGGCTGTAGAGCACTTCTGGACCACTCTGCGGGATCGGGGCTGGCTCTACCAGGCCCACTATGAAGGCTGGTACTGCACTGTAGAAGAGAGCTTCTTGGCTGCTTCCCAAGTCACTGAGCATCTTGATGCCCAAGGCCACAAGTGCATGGTCTCACTTGAGACTGGCCACCAGGTACTGAGAAGCATCTCTGTGTGAGTTCCTTATGTATCTTTTCAGATCTGCTGAGGAAGCCCTGATTTTGGGGGGTTCCATTATGCAGGGAAGTATCTTTTGGGATTTGCAGCAGAGCCTTGTCTGTGATGGCCCCTGTGATCTCATGCAACAGATATGAACCAGCATTTAAGGTATTTAGTAAGCATGTGAAAACTGCTATCTTTTTGAAAGCCTTTTCGTCTGGCCTCTGCCTTGGCTTTAAGCTTAAGAAAGGTTTTGATGCCACTTCTGACATCTAATTATTTATCGATGTAAGAAATGTCTATGCCACTCTTCACTGTAAATAGTCCCAGAGTGtttcaaacaataaaaaataaaacaaatattataaaacaataacttaaaaaaaataaaatatggaacAATGGATAAATACTGTCAGTAATAACAGTAATTATGAATTATCCCCTAATGCATTCACAGAATCTCAGCTATTTTTTAACACTCATAACAGAAATGACTGAGCAATTAAATCAGGGCATAAGGCCAAGTTTGTGTGTATTTTACAATCATGCTGCACAAGCACAGAAATTTGATATTGGGTGCAAAATTCAACATCCTGGGaatctgcatttttgttttaGAATTAGAAGAGCAGCTTTCTAGACCTTAAGTGTGCAAAGCGAATATTTGGTGCCTGTTGCAATCTCAGAAGTGAGCAGGCAAACTTTAGCAAGATTTTCAGCAGGAAGCCCTTAATAGGTGTGTTATTCCTTTCCATGAAAAGCAAAGGCGGCCTAAATACTAATAGTGAAGATTCTCTGTCTCTGGATCTTTATgttaccaaaatggcaccatccacacataAGAGGAAAGTACCAGCAAGCTCAGGCAAACCTCAAGATTTGCAAGAATACTAAAAAACTTAAGGGAAAGAAAAAGCCCTAAAAGTGCAAGAGGAACCAAATGAAGACTGAGTATGCTTAGTGGGCTCAAAATGCTGATTgattggggaagggggaagaaagaatggaAATTCAGTGTGGGAGGGGATGAAAAGACTATCCTGGAaaagaacatggctgacagaaACTCTGAACACtgacactccacactgcaacattttgttgcaggtcccagttGCTTATGTAAAATAAGCAGGCACATGAAGGTTGCTTAATTTGCAAAATTGATAAAGGTTGTAGGATTTGGCTACCCTTTGCACCAAACAGTGCAGCATTTGCACagtcctggatcaggccaaaactACTGTCTGGCCTGAAATACTGGATGGATGCTTTCTGCATTTTATGCGGAATTTGATGTatatttgtttgttcaccgccctgagagctattctgctaagggcggtatataaattgaaataataaataaatatatctgtatATTTTTTAATAGTTCTCCATTCTGAAGGGAATAGCGAGCATTGACATGAGCAAGCCCACTTTATTGTAGAAAGGCAAAGTATACACACTAAAATAAAATGGATGCATATGGTTTctggttatggtctgaaggcacatgatgtggCAGTCTTGCTGGAGCTAAATCAGTCAGTGTCTGTATGGGAGACCGTCTTGGAACCCTATGGATGTGTTATGCTCCAGAGCATGCCCTCATGGACTAAGGTCTCCACAAGCCAAAGTCAAGCACAGAGAATCAACTGGTCCAGAAACAAAGTCAGGAAACAGTCCAAGATCAATATTGCAGGGAGTTCAGCAAGGAGGGGGAACGAGAATTAACAACAAGGAGCCAGAAGCCTGTGTTGTTTGAAACAACTGGAGGGCTCAAGAGGGAGGCCTTTTtttcaggtgtagggaacctttggccctccagatgttgctggactagaactcccataatccctgattattggccatgctgattaaGGCTTATGGGAGTTttgtccagcaacctctggaggaccaaaggtttcctATACCCACCTCATATACTCTGCTTTCCTAAACCACATCCTAACCACAGCTGCAGGAATATCAGGGTTTTCTTACTCACAAGGAGACCAACGACTCTTGGTCCATCGACACATACTGTGCCATCACTCTTTGGCCTGGACCAGCGAGAACTGATGGAAGCACTCCGCTTCCTCCTCTGCTAGTTCCAGGGCTTCCTCATCAGGTGTCAACTCAGAGGGCCCCTCAAGGAGATCCTCAGCACTGGACTGAGGAGGCCCTGCCTGTTCCTCCAGGTCTTTGGCCTGTGGGCGGTCTGCTTCGTCCACCGAGGACTCGGTGTCGGACGGCAGGTCAGGGCTAGGCATAACAGTATGCCTCCTTCCGCTCGGTGGAATACAAACATAATGCagagaaggggaacctgtggccctccagaagttgttggactccaactcccatcagctccagccagcatggtccatCGCCAGGAGtaacaggagttggagtccagcaaaaatctggagggccactggttctatTACTGATGCAATGAATATAAAGGAATGAATAAGTATACTATGAACAGAAGGAGAAAGGTTATGACCAGTTTCTCTCTTGCATCTCAGGTACATTGGACCAAAGAGGAGAACTTCATGTTCAAGCTCTCTGAGTTCCAGGAGCCTCTGCTGAAATGGCTCTGGGAGAGTAAGGCAGCCATCACACCCGAGCCCTTCCACCAGCAGGTGCTCCAGTGGCTGGAGCAGGACTTGCCTGACCTCTCCGTATCTCGTGACCGAAACCGCTTGCAGTGGGGCATCCCCGTCCCTGACGACTCGACGCAGACTATTTACGTCTGGGTGGATGCCCTGGTGAACTACCTAACTGTTGTGGGTTATCCTAACACGCACCATGCCTGGTGGCCAGCTGCCTGCCACGTTGTGGGCAAAGATATCCTTAAATTCCATGCCATCTACTGGCCTGCCCTGCTGATGGCGGTGGGGCTGGCGCCTCCGGAAAAGATCTTTGTGCACTCTCATTGGACGGTGCAAGGGCAGAAGATGTCGAAGAGTCTGGGCAATGTGGTGGACCCGGGGGCCTGTTTCTGGCGGTACTCGGTGGACGGCTTTCGGTACTTCCTGCTGAGGCAGGGTGTTCCTGAGCGAGACTGCGACTACTACGATGAGAAGGCTGTCAAACTGGTCAATTCAGAGCTGGCTGATGCCTTGGGGGGGCTTCTTAACCGGTGCACAGCTCCCAGCCTGAACCCCAAGGGGAGTTATccaggcttctcagaggcatgCTTCCCTAAGGACCCAGCCTCTCGACATGGGAGAGGATCCAGCAAGGCTTTGGCTGAGGATTACAAGCTGGTGACGTTGGTGAAAGACCTGCCTGAGCAAGTGAGTGGCTGCTTCGAACGCTTCCAGATCTACAGAGCTTTGGAATGCATCATGGACTGTGTGAGACAGACGAATGGCTTCGTCCAGAGGCACGCACCCTGGAAACTGTGTCGCAAGGATCCTgaacagcagcagtggcaggacACCATCCTCCACATCACCCTGGAATGTCTTCGGATTTACGGGAGCCTCCTGCAACCGGTGATCCCGGCCACTGCTGATAAGATCCTGACCAGGTTGGGTGTTAATCCCTCCGAAAGGTCTCTAAGCAACTTGAACTTTCTTTCCCGCTACTATGGTGGAAAGTGTCCCTTTGAAGGCAGGAGGCTGGGACCAGATACTGGGCTTCTGTTTCCCAAGCTGGAAAAACAGACAGATGCTGCGGGGATTCTGAAATACTAAAAAAAGGAATCGTCCTCTATGAAGGCTTTGGGAAGAACAGGAAGGTGTTGGTGGTGGGGAGTCTTctgaaagggatggggaacctttggccctcccagtGGTGCTAgaatccaattcccatcatccctgattgctGGCCATGGTGgtggaagctgatgggagttgtagtccaacaacattgggaggaccacaggttctcccatCTGTAGTCTATTTCATACtttcaaaagggggaaaaattgGCAGCTTGTGTCTTATGATGACATTTTAACAAATGGATGCTGGTACcatgtgtgttctctctctcactcactcacacatacaccctctttggcccaacctggctgtgtTGCCTTACCACCCTCCTCGCCAGGCCCCAGGTAGCTGTTTTAGTGTAGGGTGGGTGGCGGTGCCACTTTTGAACAGGAGCCAAACTCTGCTCCTTTCTGCAGCTGCCACATTGGGACATGGCATATGTATGGGATGTTGGGGGGCCATCAGCACTGTGCAGAGGGCCTCctgaagtctggtgccagccctgggtcGGGGGATAGATTGTTTTGGAATGGTTGGCTTACTGTGCAATACCTCCTCCCCTTCAAACAAATATCAGGAGAAGATGGAACAGAGATTTCCATTTATTGGTGAGATTTCAACACATTTATACAAAGAGCGCTACATGTTCTGAAGATAATACTAAACTCTAATGGCTGCACTGTTTGTCACAATCTGCACAAGGAAGCAGAAGAGGGCGCATAAGTCAGGAGGGAACATGTTTTGGGTTTTCCCCCCTGCTCTTTGCTGCATTTGGGAATTAATGAGCAGGTTGAACAGctacctctttctctctcttctggactagatgggccactggccggatccagcagggtgtttcttatgttcttaaatcttccGTGTTCCAGTGTAACTATCCTGGATTGTCACAGTCTACTAGTAAGAGTCCCTTCACATATGCCTGGTGTTAAGTTCCAGAGGAATAGCCACTTTAGTTTGACAGAGTAAAAACAACACATAAAATCTTAAAGCAGGAGTTGGGAACTTGGGGAGTACATTctgtttgcggggggggggggcaagggatTCATACTGGTTCTGAGTTGGGCCAGAGCCAGCCACATTCTTTTTCTCAAGATCTTGATAATCccacacttttttctttctttctgagacCCAGATTGGGACTACATTCTTCATTGCACAGATGGGCTgtctggccctccaaatgttgttgggactccaactcccatcagccccagctagcagtgggttaatggtcagagatgatgggagctggagtcccaacaacatcctGAGGGCCATGTGTCCCCCTTCCCTGCTTTATTATTTGCAAAGATGTATGTCCATTGCTTGACATCTCAGCAGTTGATTATGTGTCCTAACTCCAGCAAAGTGCTGCATTATGTATTGTGAGCTGAAAGATCTCTTGTGTGTAAACCGTGATGATCCTGATACTCAGCAAGCGATGAACATTCATGTATGAACCAACTCCAAAATTGTACCTGCTGTTTGTAGTTGCCTTCCCAGTACCAATGGCTTGTGTTCTTAAGAAGCAGGAAAAACAAATTATAAAACTACATCCAAAGCAATTTACATTGGATGCTTTCTAATTGCTGGAGAAGATTAGAGAAGCCGCAACAGTAGCTTGGAAAGGGTGATTTCTATTGAATTCGTACAGATAGATGAAATGACCTTTTCTATGTGTGTGCATTCAATTTATGGCTGCAATAAAAATCCCTCTGTGTAGGAGCCAATCCTGGAGGCTAAAGGAGATGAAGCAATTTTTAATTTAGTCAGAAGTGCagcactggagctgatcccaAAAACTGCCTGTAAGCCACACCAATCAGTAATGGTGGCTAATGTAATTAAACATTGGAGTACAAGATAAGGCCAAATAGTCCAGGCCTAGCCGTGTTTATGTTGAAGGCaagccccattaatttcagtaggagcTATTTCCATGTAACCATGTTTCGGACTGCAGCCCAAACTTTTAGAACGGTAATGTCTTGTGTCCCAAAATAAAGCAAATGAGAAGAATGCACTTGGAGCTGGGAAGAACAGCTGCACAAGGAACAGTCAGAGAAAGACAAAAGTCTTCACAAAGAACAGTGCCTACCCTATACATTGATAGCTATTTTATACATActtgggaggaagtcccattgaactcagtgggaattatttctgagtaaacatacgtAAGCCTGCAGGATGAGAACTGCAGATGTTTCAATATGTCACAGAACTGAGTACATTTTTCTCAGGCATTATGCCAAATAACATTTTAGTGTTACAAAAACAGAAGAACTGAGATCCAGTAGCCACTCGGCATCTTTCAGCATCCCTGGGAGATGGGATGGAAATGAGGGTTATAATATTCTTTATTAAAGGGTAGAGCTGTACCCTAATTAAATGCAGGACCATAGCTCCGTGGtacatcatctgctttgcatggagaaggtcccaggttcaatccctggcatctccaggtatggctgggggaAGGCTCCAGTCTGAAatcttggaaagccactgccagtcagtgtagacaatactgagctatatggaccaatggtctgaatttGAACCAgccaacttcctgtgttcctctcaTAGTAGATGTTAACTGATTCGACATAAGGTTGAATTTGAACAAAACAGTACTTCTGCTTTTAGATCAGGAACAGCATTCCAGATGTTAAAAAGCAGAATTAACATAAAATCTAATTATACATTCTCTAAGAAagtatctgtttaaaaaaaatgcaggatTAATTGAGGGTATCTTTTTATAGTCAATTAAATATTCTATCCCAATAGGCAAAGGTTACAGCTACAAAAATGTGCTGTGttatagatgtgtgtgtgtgtgcacaccacTGATAATAAGACACAATTGGGCTGTTTACATGCCATTGGGTTAGTTTTCAGCCCTTCTAGTTTAGCCCCAATAGCTGCTTTAAAAGCCATTCCTGGAAAACGTGAACAAGTGATTAAGAAAAGTGCCTCATTAGCCTCCGTAGTCTCCTCCTGCAGATGTAAAATTTGCTGCCTGTGTCTATCCCTTTGCTTAGCACCAAGCCCTACAGGTGTCAATGTCCACATTTATtagttatatcccacttttcctataaggagctcaaggcagtataCATGAATCCTTCTCTCTCTCAACCCCTCATTTTTACCTTCGCTACAACCCTGCTGAAGAGGGATAGTGACTGgccggggtagccaatgtgatgccctcgaGCTGTTGTTGggccccaattcccatcagcatggccaaaaaTCAGGGAGGATGAGACTTGGAGTCCAGCAaacgtttggagggcaccaccttgcgTGCCCCTGTTCCCTGGACTGGACCAAGGCCACCCAgttaacttcatggctgagtgaggatttgaaccctagtcttcccagtcctcctcttgacactctctaaccactacaccacaccagcatCAGAATGCATTGTTTAGAGTGCAGGTGTTCCTTGGCTGTAATGTGTGtgtagtgtggtgcagtggttagagtgtcgaacTGGGcactgggagacaagggttcaaatcacctgcttggccatgaagttcactgggtgaccttgagccagtcactacaTGTCTCTGCCtgacctccctcacagggttgttgtgaggataaaaccaggaggggaagagccatgtttgtacaaaagatggaatataaatgcagtcataaataaaaataatagtgtGAGGTTTCTTGATGTGTTTCCTTTGGCAAATCGAGCCCTTTGGGTTCCTTTTGAGCAGCCGAACTTGGCCCACCGACACCATTCCTCTGCCACTGTCGGAGCAAGAGCAAAGGAAAAGTACCCATGCCCTTGCGGAGGTGTGGATGGGGAGGTAGGGGAGAACAGGCAACGACTCGGGGCCGTCCAGGCTCTTCTGATTCCCTCGTCCTGGCTTCTAGTTGGCTAAGCGTAACACAAGGCaccagtctgctgctgctgctgcggttaAGGCCCCGCCTTGCCGGGGCTGGGCGCTGGAAGCCGGCTGGCTCCCGGCAGCCAATGGAAGCGTGGCCCGAAGGGCGGCTCCTGCCCACCGAGGCGAGGGTGCTTCAGCGGCTGCGGGTCGCCGCGCAAAGGCGGCTGGCTGGACCGACGGCTTGGAGGAGTCTGGCAGGCAGGCGGGAGTGCAGCGCTCCGCCTCGTCCATCATGCGGGCGCCACCGAGCCGACCCTGAGCTTCTCGGCGCGTCCTGCCGCCCTGCCTCCGTTGGCATTTCTCATTTATCTTCCCATTGCGCGGTGCGCTCCTCCGCTAGAGGCAAGCGGAGCATTACGGCCGCCTAGCCAGCCAGCGCTAACGGCGCGTCCTCCCGGGATGGAGCTGGAGGCCTCGCTGGAGCAGTCGGTGCAGACACGCATCTTCAAGATCATCGTCATTGGCGATTCCAACGTGGGCAAGACCTGCCTGACGGTGCGCTTCTGCGGCGGTGCCTTCCCGGCCAGCACCGAAGCCACCATCGGCGTAGACTTCAGGGAGAAGGCGGTGGAGATTGAGGGCGAGCATATCAAGGTACAGTTGGAAgaaaaggaagggaggagggagagggaaggagccgGGCCTGGTGCCTTAcacgaccaccaccaccccgtctGTTCGGGGATCGGAGGCTGGGGAGCCGGCTCCTTTTTCCAACGGCTTCTTCTGTTACTACCGGGGTTTTGCtctgtgggttttttgggggagaTTATCGAGGGTGCTAGCTCAGAAAAGCCCGCTCATTCTCTCTTACTGGCCTTGTCTGAAGGGATGTGGGGCACCCCATCGAGGTGGGGGTGGATGGGAAGCACAATTCGATAGTCTTCCAGAGAGAGAGGATACAGAACCCTCTCAGGCCATGGAAGAACCCTAAGCATCCCCTATAAGAAAGGGAGCAACCATAGCCCATCCACCCAGATTTGCAAGCTGCTTTAGCCACAGAGGCACAGCGTGTAAGGCAAAGGCAAGAtatacaaatatgtatatattccATCTGa
The DNA window shown above is from Rhineura floridana isolate rRhiFlo1 chromosome 16, rRhiFlo1.hap2, whole genome shotgun sequence and carries:
- the MARS2 gene encoding methionine--tRNA ligase, mitochondrial isoform X1, whose amino-acid sequence is MPLFCRPAARCLLRAATSKQRSWTRCYAPGRSGSGQWLITTPIFYVNGPPHIGHLYSAVLADALHRHWELMGRDAGYFATGTDEHGLKIQMTAASAGTSPEQFCDHMSAKFRELFTQAGISYTDFIRTTEPRHKQAVEHFWTTLRDRGWLYQAHYEGWYCTVEESFLAASQVTEHLDAQGHKCMVSLETGHQVHWTKEENFMFKLSEFQEPLLKWLWESKAAITPEPFHQQVLQWLEQDLPDLSVSRDRNRLQWGIPVPDDSTQTIYVWVDALVNYLTVVGYPNTHHAWWPAACHVVGKDILKFHAIYWPALLMAVGLAPPEKIFVHSHWTVQGQKMSKSLGNVVDPGACFWRYSVDGFRYFLLRQGVPERDCDYYDEKAVKLVNSELADALGGLLNRCTAPSLNPKGSYPGFSEACFPKDPASRHGRGSSKALAEDYKLVTLVKDLPEQVSGCFERFQIYRALECIMDCVRQTNGFVQRHAPWKLCRKDPEQQQWQDTILHITLECLRIYGSLLQPVIPATADKILTRLGVNPSERSLSNLNFLSRYYGGKCPFEGRRLGPDTGLLFPKLEKQTDAAGILKY
- the MARS2 gene encoding methionine--tRNA ligase, mitochondrial isoform X2 encodes the protein MTAASAGTSPEQFCDHMSAKFRELFTQAGISYTDFIRTTEPRHKQAVEHFWTTLRDRGWLYQAHYEGWYCTVEESFLAASQVTEHLDAQGHKCMVSLETGHQVHWTKEENFMFKLSEFQEPLLKWLWESKAAITPEPFHQQVLQWLEQDLPDLSVSRDRNRLQWGIPVPDDSTQTIYVWVDALVNYLTVVGYPNTHHAWWPAACHVVGKDILKFHAIYWPALLMAVGLAPPEKIFVHSHWTVQGQKMSKSLGNVVDPGACFWRYSVDGFRYFLLRQGVPERDCDYYDEKAVKLVNSELADALGGLLNRCTAPSLNPKGSYPGFSEACFPKDPASRHGRGSSKALAEDYKLVTLVKDLPEQVSGCFERFQIYRALECIMDCVRQTNGFVQRHAPWKLCRKDPEQQQWQDTILHITLECLRIYGSLLQPVIPATADKILTRLGVNPSERSLSNLNFLSRYYGGKCPFEGRRLGPDTGLLFPKLEKQTDAAGILKY